Part of the Candidatus Nanopelagicales bacterium genome is shown below.
GAATCTTCATGAAATCTTGATCTTCGTTGGTATTCGGCTCCCAAACGGGCCGCGAAGATAACTGGGAAAGCCCCTGCGAGGTCGAGAGGTCCGCCGCTTTAGCGCGCGACCGCGTCGCATCGATGAGGAGCCACGCAACTGTGCAACTCCTGACTCTTCATGGAAGGTGAATGTTGAAAAGACCCAGCACGGCTTTGAGACTAGGGATCGCTGTCGTTATCGCCTTGGTCACCATCGGAATAGCTGGCGCAATCGTCACCAGGCAATCAGAGACCAACGAATCGGCTGCTGCTGTTCCGGCCAGCTCCGATGCGAGTTCTCCTCTGACATCGAGAACCAACAGTCACATTCTGCAACCAGATGCCGACGGTTCGGTGACGCTCGTGGAGTTTCTCGATTTTGAGTGTGAGTCGTGTCGGGCGGTGTACCCATTCATTGAGAGTTTGCGCAAGACCTACGCAGGTAAAGTGCGATTCATCGCGCGGTATTTCCCCATTCCCAGCCATGCCAATGCGGTCAATGCGGCGCTCGCTGTGGAGGCGGCGGCCCAGCAAGGGCGATTCGAGGCGATGTATTCGCGGATGTATGAAACCCAAGAGCAATGGGGCGAACAGGAAGAGTCCAAGGCGTCACTGTTTCGCGACTTTGCCCAGTCCATTGGGTTGGACCTTCAACGCTATGACGCCGCGATTGCAGACCCGTCGACTCTGGCCCGAATCGAATTGGATCGCCAAGAAGGCTTGGCGCTGGGGGTTGATGGAACACCGAGCTTCTTTCTGAACGGAGAGCGAATCCGGCCACAGAGTGAGCAGGAATTGCAGTCCTTGATTGACGGGAAACTGGCGGCACGACCGTGAAATCCATGGCTACTCCGTTGGCGAAGCCGGCTGGTCGCTTCGAATTTGTTCGGATGGATCGATGCACCGGCTGGTGGCTGCTCGGGGCTGCAACAGTCGGACTGCTTGCCTCCTGGCAGCTCACTGTCGACAAGTTGCATCTGCTGGCCGACCCAGCATTCACACCAGCATGTTCATTGTCAGCGCTAGTCAATTGCAGAAGTGTTATGCAGTCGTCACATTCGACCTTGTTCGGAATCCCCAACTCACTGATCGGAATTGCCGCATTTGCCTGTCTGATTGCGGTGAGCATGGCGATTCTTGCTCGAGCCCGCATGCAGGTTTGGTTCATGTGGGGGCTGCTGGCCGGAACAGTGGCAGGAGTGCTCTTCATTCACTGGCTTGCCTTCCAAACGGCATTCGAAATTGGCGCTCTGTGCCTCTACTGTGTCGCAGTTTGGATTGCCACCTTGACTGCGCTTGGTGCTGTCGCCAGCGCATGTCTTTCGCATGTGCTTACTGAGGCGCCGCCAGGAAAAGTCACGTCGATCCTGAGCTTTACGCATGAGTGGATGCCTGTACTCGTTGCGTTGTGGATCTCAATACTCGCCATTGTCGTCACTATTGGACTCGTGAAGTAGTGCTCGTCTCCAGTCTGGGTTCCCTGGCTATCGTCGCTCTGGTTGGGTGGGTGCTCTTCGCCTTTGTCCGATGGTGCATGAGCGAGGGCATTGGGCCGGATCCATTATGGGAAATCGCCACGCGTGTGCAGTCCGAAAGCGAGATTGCCGAATCGTCTTCGTCTGTCTTTGCAATTCCTACAGCGAACGGATTGCGGCTGCGCAGCGAAGTGGATGGGAAACCTGAGTGGGAGCGCTGGTACCGCTGGAACCAGGTCCAAGTCGAAGAATTCGAAGCGGAGATACGCCTTTCGGGACCATTTGGAACACTGGTGTGTGGAGAAGATCCTCAACTCAACCAGGCGGAAGTCCTGGCTCGGATCGTCTACGAACGTGACCTTCTGGC
Proteins encoded:
- a CDS encoding thioredoxin domain-containing protein; this encodes MLKRPSTALRLGIAVVIALVTIGIAGAIVTRQSETNESAAAVPASSDASSPLTSRTNSHILQPDADGSVTLVEFLDFECESCRAVYPFIESLRKTYAGKVRFIARYFPIPSHANAVNAALAVEAAAQQGRFEAMYSRMYETQEQWGEQEESKASLFRDFAQSIGLDLQRYDAAIADPSTLARIELDRQEGLALGVDGTPSFFLNGERIRPQSEQELQSLIDGKLAARP
- a CDS encoding vitamin K epoxide reductase family protein — encoded protein: MATPLAKPAGRFEFVRMDRCTGWWLLGAATVGLLASWQLTVDKLHLLADPAFTPACSLSALVNCRSVMQSSHSTLFGIPNSLIGIAAFACLIAVSMAILARARMQVWFMWGLLAGTVAGVLFIHWLAFQTAFEIGALCLYCVAVWIATLTALGAVASACLSHVLTEAPPGKVTSILSFTHEWMPVLVALWISILAIVVTIGLVK